Proteins from a genomic interval of Anabrus simplex isolate iqAnaSimp1 chromosome 13, ASM4041472v1, whole genome shotgun sequence:
- the LOC137502875 gene encoding cuticle protein 21-like — protein sequence MAYKFVVLAALVAVAKAGIIGAPAVYAPGAPLAARAYAAPVARAVAAPVAAAAIDTDYDPNPQYSYSYDIQDGLTGDSKGQQESRSGDVVQGSYSLVEPDGTRRTVEYAADPVNGFNAVVHREPAAVALGHSKAIIG from the coding sequence TTCGTCGTCCTTGCTGCCCTGGTGGCCGTCGCTAAGGCTGGTATCATTGGTGCTCCCGCCGTCTACGCTCCTGGTGCTCCTCTGGCTGCTCGTGCCTACGCCGCTCCCGTCGCCAGAGCCGTAGCTGCTCCCGTTGCCGCCGCTGCCATCGACACCGACTACGACCCCAACCCACAGTACAGCTACTCTTACGACATCCAGGACGGTCTCACCGGAGACTCCAAGGGACAGCAGGAGAGCCGCAGCGGAGATGTCGTTCAGGGTAGCTACAGCCTGGTTGAGCCTGACGGTACTCGTCGTACTGTAGAATACGCTGCTGACCCCGTTAACGGATTCAACGCCGTCGTCCACCGTGAACCCGCTGCTGTCGCTCTTGGACACAGCAAGGCCATCATCGGCTAA